CCGGCCATCGGCGGGGTCGGGTTGCTGCAGAACGCCGACCACTCGGTCTCCCTCAAATTCAAGGCCGAAGGGGACGCCATCATCCTGTTGGGTGCGACCCAGGGCCATATCGGCCAGAGCCTCGCCTTGCGCGAGCTGGCGGGACGCGAAGAGGGTCCGCCGCCGCCGGTCGATCTGGCGGCCGAACGCCGCCATGGGGATTTCGTCCGCGGCCTCATCGCCGATGGCAAGCTCACGGCCTGCCACGACCTCTCGGACGGCGGCCTCCTGGTCGCGGTGGCCGAGATGGCGATGGCCGGGCGCCTCGGCGCCAGCCTGGAGCTGCCGGTCGAGGCCAAAGCCACGCCGCTCGCATGGTTGTTCGGCGAGGATCAGGGCCGCTATCTAGTGACCTGCGCCGCCGCCGAGGCCGAGGCGCTGCTGGATCGGGCCCGGAAGACCGGCGTTCCCGCCACCAGGCTCGGCCGCGTGGGAGGAGCCGCGTTGACAGTCACCGGTCACGGGTCCATATCCGTGGCGGAGCTGAGCCAGATCAACGAGGGCTGGCTGCCCGGCTATATGGGCGCGGCGAGCTAACCCGGCCTACGGCAGAAGGACAGATATTTCATGGCGATGGACGCTGCCGAGCTGGAACGCCTGATCAAGGAAGCGCTGCCCGATGCGGTGATCGCGATCGAGGATCTGCGCGGCGACGGCGACCATTACGCGGCCCTGGTGAAGTCCCGGGCCTTCGCCGGCAAGACCCGTATCCAGCAGCATCAGATGGTCTATCAGGCGCTGCGCGGCCGGATGGGCGACGAGCTCCATGCCCTCGCCCTGCAGACCGGCCTGCCGGACGGCGCTTGAGGCATAGTCACGTGACTCGCATCATGCGGACGGCGCGTTGGAGAGGCACGCCGGACGCCCCCGAGAGAGGATGAAGGATCCCATGTCGACGACCAATCCAGTTTTCGAACGCATCAAGCAGGACATCACCGACAATGAAATCGTGCTCTTCATGAAGGGCACGCCGGTCTTCCCGCAATGCGGATTCTCCGCGGCCGTGGTCCAGGTGCTGACCCATCTCGGCGTCAAGTTCAAGGGCGTGGACATCCTGACCGACCCGAGCCTGCGCCAGGGCGTCAAGGAATTCAGCAACTGGCCCACCATTCCGCAGCTCTATGTGAAGGGCGAGTTCGTCGGCGGCTGCGACATCGTGCGCGAGATGTACCAGTCGGGCGAGCTGCAGCAGCTCCTCTCCGAACGCGGCATCGCGCATAAGGCGGCGTGAGGAACGAACTTCGCGTCTCTACGTGAGAGTCCCTTCCCCCTTGAGGGGGAAGGTTAGGAAGGGGGTGCCGCGCACTCCCCTTTATCGTGTTGCTGCACCCCTCCCCCTACCCCCTACCGCAAGGGAAGGGAGTGAGACTTTTCCTTTCCCTACTTATCCGGCCCCAGCCGCACGATCATCTTGCCGAGATTGGCGCCGTTGAAGAGGCCGAGGAAGGCGTCGGGGGCCTTCTCGATTCCCTCGAACACCGTCTCGTGCCATTTGACCCGGCCTTCCGCGATCCAGCGCGGCATGTCGAGCTCGAAGTCCGGGCCCATATCCTGCAGATCCAGGAACAGGATGCCCTGCACCGTCAGGCGCCGGCGCACGATGCGCATGAGATTGGGCGGACCGGGCGTGCGCGCGTTATAGGCGCCGATCATGCCGCACATGATGATGCGGCCATGCACCTTCATGTTGTCGAGCGCCGCCTCGAGATGGGCGCCGCCGACATTCTCGAAATAGATGTCGATGCCGTCGGGCGCCAGGCGCTTCAACTCGGCGCCGAGGTCGCTCACGGCCTTGTAGTCGATGACGTGATCGACGCCCGCGACCTCCTTCAGCCATTTCGTCTTCTCGGGGCCACCGGCGCTGCCGATCACCTGGCAGCCTTTGATCTTCGCGACCTGGCAGACGACGCTGCCGACGGCTCCCGCGGCGCCCGACACGAACACGGTCTGGCCGCGCTTGGGCTGGCCATAACGGAGAAGCCCGCCATAGGCGGTGTGGCCCGGCATGCCGAGCACGCCCAGATAGGCCGTCAGCGGCGCCGCCTTGCCGTCGACCGGCGAGAGCTGATCGCCGGCCGCCACGAAAGCCTCGCGCCAGCCCAGCATCGAGGTGACATAGGCGCCGACCGGATAGGTACCGTCGCGCGAGGCCACGACCTGGCCGACCGCTTCGCCCAGCAGCGGCTGGCCCAGCTCGAAGGGCGGCACGTAGCTGTCGCGGGCCCCCGTCATGCGGCCGCGCATATAGGGATCAACCGACATGGCGATGTTGCGCACCACCATCTGCCCGTCGGCCAGATCGGGCAGGGTGACTTCGACCAGGTCGAAATCGTCGCGCGTCGGCATCCCCGGGGGATAGCGCTTCAGGCGGATCTCGCGGCTGGTCTTGGGCGGATGGCTGCCAGGTGCCATGGGCCACCTCTCTCGCAAAAAAACGATCTTGCGAGCTTAATCGAACGGCGTCGAGGGGTCAGGCCGCGCGGGCGCGCTCAGGCGCGATATCGCCCCAGGCGTAGGAGGCCATGCTGAGGCTGCCATGGGCGAAGCTGCGATGGATCGGACGACCCGTCTCGCCCTCGCCCGCGCCCAACGCCACGAAGAAGGGCAGAAAATGCTCATCACGCGGATGGGCCTGCCGGCCCTCGGGCTTGAGGCGCCGATATTCGATCAGGCTGGCGGTATCCTGGGCCGCAACCCGGTCGGCCAGCCAATCGTCGAAGCCGGTGGCCCAGTCCGCCGGCGTCTCGCGATCGACGCCGAACTGGCGCAGATTATGGACCGCCCCGCCGCTCGCCAGGATCAGGATCCCTTCCTTGCGCAAGGGCTTGAGGGCGCGGCCCAAGGCGACATGATGGCCGGGACCGGCCGGATGCTGGATCGAGAGCTGCGTCACGGGGATGTCGGCGTCGGGATAGATCAGCAGCAGCGGGTTCCACGCACCGTGATCGAGACCCCGGGTGGGGTCCGCACTGGTGGGCAGCCCCGCGGCGTTCAACAGCGCCTGGGTGCGTTCGGCCAGGGCCGGCGCGCCGGGCGCCTTATAGGCGATGCGGTAGAGCGCTTCGGGGAAGCCGTAGAAATCATGGATGGTCTCGGGCGCGCGGGCCGTGCTGACGGCCGGCGCCGGCGTCTCCCAATGGGCGGAGATGCAAAGGATCGCCTCGGGCCGCGGCAGGCGCGCGCCCAGGCCCGCGATGAAATCGCGCGCCGGAATCTCCTCGAAGGGGAGCATCGGCGAGCCGTGGGAGAGGAAGAGAACAGGGAGCGTCTTGTCGATCATGGCGCTAGAGATAGTGATTCCGACCGCGAACTTCCATGACCCACTCGCCGGTAACCTGCTCTCCCGAGGGTGCCTGGCTCAGATGGTCGGCTTCTGTTCCTTGGCCTTCGCCAGCCGTTCCAGCACCGGCTTGGCATGGACGGAGTTGCCCATGAGCTGGGCCCAGGGGACGATCATCGTCATCTGCTTCAGCTCCTTGGTCCATTCGTCGGCATAGCCGAGATCCTTGGTCTCCGGAAAACAGGGCATGCCGGCGGTGTAATGCAGAAGCTTCGCCGGCTTCGGCTGATCGTACATGACGAGATGATTCCACTCGGCCGGCAGGGTCCCGATCTTGTCGGTCCAGCCGATGCCGTGAAGCCCTTCGGCGGTCTCGACATATTCTGACGTCAGCCTGCGATTGTCCGGGTGGCCGCAATTGAAAAGGATCACCGAGGCCCATTCGAAGCGGGCGTTGCTCTTGACCACCATCACCGCCTGGTTCTCGTCGGCGAGATCGAAAATCTCGGCGATGTCCCCCTGCACCAGCATGTCGAGATCGAGGAAGAGGGCCCAACCCTCGTAGTTGCAGAGCTGCGGCACGAGGAAGCGCGAATAGGTGAAGGGCGTGAGGCCCATGCGCTTCATCGGCAGTTGCTGGATCACCAGCGGCGTGATCGCAACGGGCCGCGTCGAGCGCCGCATCAGCGAGAATTGCAGCACGTTGTAGGCGACCGGCTGGCGCGGGTCGTAGCCAATGAAGACACGCAGCATCTCTATCCTCGCTCCGCCTCTGGGGATTAAATCCCTGATGTTTGTCAGGATAAGGCTTGGCCGTCTCGGTTGGAAACAATCCTCTCTGCCAGCCTGCCGGTTAACTCGGTAATAACAGGGCCCCACTGGCCGGGTCGGGTTTGGCGGAAAAGCTCTAATTTGGGCCACCACAGGCAGTCCTTGCGCGCCAGGAGCCAGCGCCATTCCGGCGGGTGCGGCAATATCACCCAGCAAGGCACGCCGAGGGCGCCCGCCATATGGGCCGTGCTGTTGTCGATGGTGATGACAAGATCGAGCGCCGCGATCTGCGCGGCCCATCCGTCGAGGTCGTTCCAGGCGTCGATCTGGGGATCCTGCCGCAGCTCGATTCCCTGAGCGGCGAGCGCCGCGATCTCCGCGGCATGATCGCCATATTGCAGGCTGATGAAATGCGCGCCCGAAAGGTGCAGCAGCGGCGTC
The nucleotide sequence above comes from Hypericibacter terrae. Encoded proteins:
- a CDS encoding BolA/IbaG family iron-sulfur metabolism protein; the protein is MAMDAAELERLIKEALPDAVIAIEDLRGDGDHYAALVKSRAFAGKTRIQQHQMVYQALRGRMGDELHALALQTGLPDGA
- the grxD gene encoding Grx4 family monothiol glutaredoxin, whose amino-acid sequence is MSTTNPVFERIKQDITDNEIVLFMKGTPVFPQCGFSAAVVQVLTHLGVKFKGVDILTDPSLRQGVKEFSNWPTIPQLYVKGEFVGGCDIVREMYQSGELQQLLSERGIAHKAA
- a CDS encoding NADP-dependent oxidoreductase — protein: MAPGSHPPKTSREIRLKRYPPGMPTRDDFDLVEVTLPDLADGQMVVRNIAMSVDPYMRGRMTGARDSYVPPFELGQPLLGEAVGQVVASRDGTYPVGAYVTSMLGWREAFVAAGDQLSPVDGKAAPLTAYLGVLGMPGHTAYGGLLRYGQPKRGQTVFVSGAAGAVGSVVCQVAKIKGCQVIGSAGGPEKTKWLKEVAGVDHVIDYKAVSDLGAELKRLAPDGIDIYFENVGGAHLEAALDNMKVHGRIIMCGMIGAYNARTPGPPNLMRIVRRRLTVQGILFLDLQDMGPDFELDMPRWIAEGRVKWHETVFEGIEKAPDAFLGLFNGANLGKMIVRLGPDK
- a CDS encoding DODA-type extradiol aromatic ring-opening family dioxygenase, yielding MIDKTLPVLFLSHGSPMLPFEEIPARDFIAGLGARLPRPEAILCISAHWETPAPAVSTARAPETIHDFYGFPEALYRIAYKAPGAPALAERTQALLNAAGLPTSADPTRGLDHGAWNPLLLIYPDADIPVTQLSIQHPAGPGHHVALGRALKPLRKEGILILASGGAVHNLRQFGVDRETPADWATGFDDWLADRVAAQDTASLIEYRRLKPEGRQAHPRDEHFLPFFVALGAGEGETGRPIHRSFAHGSLSMASYAWGDIAPERARAA
- a CDS encoding glycosyltransferase, which encodes MLRVFIGYDPRQPVAYNVLQFSLMRRSTRPVAITPLVIQQLPMKRMGLTPFTYSRFLVPQLCNYEGWALFLDLDMLVQGDIAEIFDLADENQAVMVVKSNARFEWASVILFNCGHPDNRRLTSEYVETAEGLHGIGWTDKIGTLPAEWNHLVMYDQPKPAKLLHYTAGMPCFPETKDLGYADEWTKELKQMTMIVPWAQLMGNSVHAKPVLERLAKAKEQKPTI